A window from Syntrophus gentianae encodes these proteins:
- a CDS encoding alpha-amylase domain-containing protein encodes MILFQAFYWDCPQVEGKEGAWWQHIQTKVPELAKIGVTGLWLPPSAKSSHIDSMGYAPYDYYDHGEFNQKGGVNTWFGSKAELRALIQNAHDNGMTVIADAVLNHCDIGDVKERNLLTDKEMMTKYTPESGKFSRDWTNFHPCEYSSKDAGAFYGDLEGYELPDLCHDNPYTYLEVIEYIRWLKDRQDGIGYDGFRYDAVKYFDSWIVQSIQEWQKCFGVVEYWDGNKAAVKDYLDYIRWSASAFDFPLFYALREMCNNPWYDLKMLWGSGINSEFPMHSVTFCDNHDTDRSQPIACDKLLAYAFILTHEGVPCIFWKDYYNYGLALPDTPHGIDRLCQVHRDYSGGGTVLLYSDSHLYIAQRPGYEKQRGLVVVINSDLYSWSGNWVQTKWPNTQFSCIAWSGRDLNQPLDQHSDGGGWTELYAAPRGYAVYVPQ; translated from the coding sequence ATGATCCTGTTTCAAGCTTTTTACTGGGATTGTCCTCAGGTTGAGGGCAAAGAAGGTGCGTGGTGGCAGCACATCCAAACCAAAGTTCCCGAGCTTGCGAAGATCGGGGTCACAGGTTTGTGGCTGCCGCCATCGGCGAAATCAAGCCACATTGACAGCATGGGATACGCCCCGTATGACTACTACGATCATGGCGAATTCAACCAGAAGGGGGGCGTGAATACATGGTTTGGATCCAAAGCGGAGTTGCGCGCCCTTATCCAGAATGCCCACGACAACGGGATGACGGTGATTGCCGATGCCGTACTGAATCACTGTGATATCGGTGATGTGAAGGAACGTAATCTCCTCACGGATAAGGAGATGATGACGAAGTATACCCCAGAATCCGGGAAGTTCTCGCGCGATTGGACCAATTTCCACCCCTGCGAATACTCCTCTAAGGATGCTGGCGCCTTTTATGGCGACCTGGAGGGTTACGAGCTTCCTGACCTCTGCCACGACAATCCGTACACTTACCTGGAAGTCATCGAATACATCCGCTGGCTCAAGGATCGACAGGACGGAATCGGGTACGATGGTTTCCGCTATGACGCGGTCAAGTACTTCGACTCGTGGATCGTGCAGAGTATTCAAGAGTGGCAGAAGTGTTTTGGGGTGGTCGAATACTGGGATGGGAATAAGGCCGCAGTGAAGGATTACCTCGACTACATTCGGTGGTCAGCTTCTGCCTTTGATTTTCCGCTCTTTTACGCACTGCGCGAGATGTGCAATAACCCCTGGTACGATCTGAAAATGCTCTGGGGGAGTGGGATCAATTCTGAATTCCCGATGCACTCCGTGACCTTCTGTGACAATCATGATACGGATCGCAGCCAGCCGATTGCCTGTGATAAACTGCTCGCCTATGCCTTTATTCTGACGCACGAAGGGGTCCCCTGTATCTTCTGGAAAGATTATTACAATTACGGATTGGCGTTACCCGACACCCCTCACGGAATTGACAGACTGTGCCAGGTCCATCGGGATTACTCCGGCGGAGGAACGGTGCTGCTCTATAGCGACAGCCACCTCTACATCGCCCAACGTCCTGGGTACGAGAAGCAGCGGGGGTTGGTTGTGGTGATCAATTCGGACTTATATTCCTGGAGTGGCAACTGGGTGCAGACAAAATGGCCCAACACACAGTTTTCCTGTATCGCCTGGTCGGGACGTGATCTGAACCAACCGCTGGATCAGCACTCCGACGGAGGTGGCTGGACCGAGTTGTACGCCGCCCCTCGCGGTTACGCCGTGTATGTCCCTCAATAA
- the gltX gene encoding glutamate--tRNA ligase has translation MNPKIPRVRFAPSPTGDLHIGNARTAFFNWLYARHFGGRLILRIEDTDQERTTKAFEDNLLEDLKWLTLDWDEGPEREGSVGPYRQSERLALYESFLKILIKEERVYPCYCTEEELELERTALLSRKIAPRYMGKCRNLTLEERRRLEAQGRKPTYRFRVQPGTIAFQDRIRGLMRFEGEAIGDFIIVRSNGIPAYNFAVVIDDHFMEISSVIRGEDHLSNTAIQLMLYEALGFAPPEFAHHSLILGKDRTKLSKRHGSVSVREFREKGILPEALLNYLALLGGSIGEGREVCPVEEIIAAFSLDRAGKSGAIFDEDKLVWMNSLYIHNESPNALKDKLLPFIRKAGYDANSLESQWLDRMVEVVQPNLATMTDIGPYLVMLASEGFPIEEDAASLLQEKDSQAVIRALLPLIEEGDFSREDFYPQVMTRLRNVTGVKGKKLFMPVRAALTGSTRGPELDRIFSLLGRQSVTARLSKALST, from the coding sequence ATGAACCCGAAAATACCGAGAGTCCGCTTTGCCCCGTCTCCGACAGGGGATCTGCATATCGGCAATGCCCGGACAGCCTTTTTCAATTGGCTTTATGCCCGGCATTTTGGGGGAAGACTGATCCTGCGGATTGAAGACACCGATCAGGAGCGAACGACAAAGGCCTTCGAGGATAATCTTCTTGAGGATTTGAAGTGGCTGACTCTTGACTGGGACGAAGGGCCGGAAAGAGAGGGCTCCGTTGGCCCCTATCGTCAGAGTGAGCGACTGGCGCTCTATGAAAGCTTTCTGAAAATTCTCATCAAAGAGGAGCGGGTTTATCCCTGCTACTGTACCGAGGAAGAACTGGAACTGGAAAGAACGGCCCTTCTTTCCCGGAAAATAGCGCCCCGCTACATGGGGAAATGTCGAAACCTGACCCTGGAGGAGCGCAGGAGACTAGAAGCCCAGGGACGAAAGCCGACCTACCGGTTCCGCGTCCAGCCGGGAACGATTGCCTTTCAAGATCGAATCCGGGGGCTGATGAGATTCGAGGGGGAGGCGATCGGCGATTTCATCATTGTCCGCTCCAATGGAATTCCTGCCTATAATTTTGCCGTGGTCATCGATGATCATTTCATGGAAATCTCTTCCGTCATCCGGGGAGAAGATCATCTTTCCAACACGGCGATTCAGTTGATGCTCTATGAGGCCCTGGGTTTTGCCCCGCCGGAATTCGCCCATCATTCCCTCATTCTGGGGAAGGATCGGACGAAATTGAGCAAACGGCATGGTTCCGTTTCGGTACGGGAGTTTCGGGAAAAGGGAATTCTCCCCGAGGCGCTTCTGAATTATCTGGCACTCCTGGGAGGTTCCATCGGTGAGGGCCGGGAAGTCTGTCCCGTTGAGGAGATCATCGCTGCTTTTTCCCTCGACAGGGCCGGCAAGAGCGGCGCCATCTTTGACGAGGACAAGCTGGTCTGGATGAACAGCCTCTATATCCATAACGAATCGCCGAATGCGTTGAAAGATAAGCTGCTTCCCTTTATTCGGAAAGCCGGATATGATGCCAATTCGTTGGAATCCCAGTGGTTGGACCGGATGGTGGAGGTGGTGCAACCGAATCTGGCCACAATGACCGATATCGGACCGTACCTGGTGATGCTTGCAAGCGAAGGATTTCCCATTGAAGAGGATGCCGCCTCCCTTCTTCAGGAGAAGGATTCACAGGCTGTGATTCGGGCCTTGCTACCGCTTATCGAAGAGGGAGACTTTTCCCGGGAGGATTTTTATCCTCAGGTGATGACGAGGCTTCGCAACGTAACGGGAGTCAAGGGGAAAAAGCTCTTCATGCCCGTCCGGGCAGCCTTGACAGGATCCACCCGGGGACCGGAGCTGGATAGGATATTTTCTCTCCTGGGTCGACAGTCGGTTACGGCCCGCTTGAGTAAAGCGCTGTCTACCTAG
- the ispF gene encoding 2-C-methyl-D-erythritol 2,4-cyclodiphosphate synthase, translated as MMVRVGCGYDSHRWSRDRKLILGGIDIPHELGLIGHSDADALTHAICDALLGAIAEGDIGLHFPDSDPAFSGISSLKLLEIVHEMVTRKGFAIDYIDSTVILEKPRLRPYIADMRNRLADVLNLPSDRINIKAKTNEGMGFVGRQEGIAVLAVAAVKENFA; from the coding sequence ATGATGGTGAGAGTCGGATGCGGGTATGACAGCCACCGGTGGTCCAGAGATAGAAAATTAATCCTCGGCGGGATTGATATTCCCCATGAACTCGGACTGATCGGGCATTCCGATGCCGACGCACTGACCCATGCCATTTGTGACGCCCTTCTGGGTGCCATAGCCGAGGGCGATATCGGCTTGCATTTCCCCGATTCCGACCCGGCATTTTCCGGAATCTCCAGCCTGAAACTTCTTGAGATCGTCCATGAGATGGTCACAAGAAAAGGTTTCGCCATCGACTATATCGATTCCACCGTCATTCTGGAAAAACCCAGGTTGAGGCCCTATATTGCGGACATGAGGAACAGGCTTGCCGATGTTTTGAACCTCCCTTCCGATCGGATCAATATCAAAGCCAAGACCAATGAAGGAATGGGATTTGTGGGGCGACAGGAAGGCATTGCGGTATTGGCCGTAGCGGCAGTGAAGGAGAATTTCGCTTGA